A portion of the Suricata suricatta isolate VVHF042 chromosome 11, meerkat_22Aug2017_6uvM2_HiC, whole genome shotgun sequence genome contains these proteins:
- the LOC115271853 gene encoding olfactory receptor 52N1 encodes MSFLNGTGLTPASFILNGIPGLEEVHLWISFPLCTMYSIAIIGNFGLMYLIYSEEVLHRPMYIFLALLSFTDVLMCSSTLPNTLCILWFNLKEIDFKACLAQMFFVHTFTGMESGVLMLMALDRYVAICYPLRYATILTNSVISKAGFLTFLRGVILVIPFTFLTKRLPYCRGNVIPHTYCDHMSVAKISCGNVRINAIYGLMVALLIGGFDILCITISYTMILRAVVSLSSADARQKAFSTCTAHICAIVITYVPAFFTFFTHRFGGHTIPPHIHIIMANLYLLMPPTMNPIVYGVKTKQIREIVIRFLFKEKDNSHNI; translated from the coding sequence ATGTCATTCCTAAATGGCACTGGTCTAACACCAGCTTCCTTTATCCTCAATGGCATCCCTGGGCTGGAAGAAGTGCATTTGTGGATCTCCTTCCCCCTGTGTACCATGTACAGCATTGCCATCATAGGGAACTTTGGCCTCATGTACCTCATTTACTCGGAAGAAGTCCTACACAGACCTATGTACATTTTCTTAGCCCTTCTTTCCTTCACAGATGTGCTTATGTGCAGCAGCACTCTTCCCAACACCCTCTGCATATTGTGGTTCAACCTCAAGGAGATTGATTTTAAAGCCTGCCTGGCCCAGATGTTCTTTGTGCACACTTTCACAGGAATGGAGTCTGGGGTGCTCATGCTCATGGCCCtggaccgctatgtggccatctgctaTCCCCTACGCTATGCTACTATCCTCACCAATTCAGTCATTTCCAAGGCTGGCTTCCTCACTTTTCTTAGAGGTGTAATACTTGTTATCCCTTTCACTTTCCTCACCAAGCGCCTGCCATACTGCAGGGGCAATGTCATACCTCACACCTACTGTGACCACATGTCTGTGGCCAAGATATCCTGTGGCAATGTTAGGATCAATGCCATCTATGGTTTAATGGTTGCTCTCCTGATTGGGGGCTTTGATATCCTGTGCATCACCATCTCCTACACCATGATCCTCAGGGCAGTTGTGAGTCTATCATCAGCAGATGCCCGGCAGAAGGCCTTCAGCACGTGCACCGCTCACATCTGTGCCATCGTCATCACCTATGTCCCAGCCTTCTTCACCTTCTTTACTCACCGGTTTGGGGGACACACCATTCctccacacatacacattatTATGGCTAATCTCTATCTGCTCATGCCTCCCACAATGAACCCTATTGTGTATGGGGTGAAAACCAAGCAGATTCGAGAAATTGTCATTAGATTCTTGTTTAAGGAAAAGGACAATTCTCATAACATTTAA
- the LOC115272545 gene encoding olfactory receptor 52N5-like: MVVYNNSYVAPKSFILNGIPGLEKVHVWISLPLCTMYTISLVGNLGLVYLIHQEESLHRPMYFFLAMLFIIDLFTCTTTLPNSLCIFWFNLKEINFNACLVQMFFVHGFTGVESGVLMLMALDRYAAICYPLRYATILTNPIIAKAGLATFLRGVLLMIPFPFLVRRLPFCQSNIISHTYCDHMSVVKLSCASIKINVIYGLTVALLIGVFDICCISVSYTMILRAVVSLSSAEARQKAFSTCTAHISAIIITYVPAFFTFFTHRFGGHIIPPSLHIVVANLYLLLPPTLNPIVYGIKTKQIRDSFIKLVKGEKGASIQDN, from the coding sequence ATGGTGGTTTACAACAATTCATATGTTGCCCCCAAATCTTTTATTCTTAATGGAATCCCTGGTCTAGAAAAAGTACATGTATGGATCTCCCTCCCATTATGTACAATGTATACCATCTCTCTTGTGGGAAACCTTGGACTTGTATACCTCATTCATCAGGAGGAGTCCTTACATCGCCCAATGTATTTCTTTCTGGCCATGCTGTTCATCATTGACCTCTTTACCTGCACCACTACTCTACCCAATTCACTCTGCATCTTCTGGTTCAATCTCAAGGAAATTAACTTCAATGCTTGCTTAGTCCAGATGTTCTTTGTCCATGGGTTCACAGGTGTGGAGTCTGGTGTGCTCATGCTCATGGCTCTGGACCGCTATGCGGCCATTTGCTACCCATTGCGATATGCTACCATACTCACTAACCCTATCATTGCCAAAGCTGGGCTTGCCACCTTCCTGAGGGGTGTGCTGCTGATGATTCCTTTCCCATTCTTGGTCAGGCGTTTGCCCTTCTGCCAAAGTAATATTATCTCCCATACATATTGTGACCACATGTCAGTGGTGAAGTTGTCCTGTGCCAGCATCAAGATCAATGTCATCTATGGTCTGACAGTCGCCCTCCTAATTGGAGTGTTTGACATCTGCTGTATATCTGTGTCTTACACTATGATCCTTCGGGCAGTCGTCAGCCTTTCATCAGCAGAGGCTCGTCAGAAGGCCTTTAGCACCTGCACTGCCCATATATCTGCCATCATCATCACCTATGTTCCAGCATTCTTCACTTTCTTTACCCACCGCTTTGGGGGACACATCATTCCCCCTTCTCTTCACATAGTTGTGGCTAATCTTTATCTTCTTCTTCCTCCAACACTGAATCCCATTGTTTATGGGATAAAGACAAAACAGATCAGAGACAGTTTCATAAAACTCGTTAAGGGTGAGAAAGGTGCAAGTATTCAGGACAACTGA